A stretch of Imperialibacter roseus DNA encodes these proteins:
- a CDS encoding response regulator produces the protein MIAETEGEPYLVIVDDSEEDAELTTRVLKSEKLIKSVVHFSDGAAALDYFFSTSFRRLPVLMLLDLDMPKVGGLEVLRKIKQDELKKHIPIVIMSSCGDDNVVRESYSLGVNGFVRKHVQFERFKQEMLCVGDFWLRTNYYPGNPNQTDQ, from the coding sequence ATGATAGCTGAAACAGAGGGAGAGCCCTATTTAGTAATTGTAGACGACAGTGAGGAAGATGCAGAACTCACTACCAGAGTGCTCAAATCGGAAAAGTTGATCAAGAGCGTTGTGCATTTCTCTGATGGAGCGGCAGCGCTGGATTATTTCTTTTCAACTTCATTCAGAAGGCTCCCCGTTCTCATGTTGCTGGACCTGGACATGCCGAAGGTGGGTGGGCTGGAAGTTTTACGAAAGATAAAACAAGACGAACTAAAAAAACATATCCCTATCGTGATCATGTCATCCTGTGGAGATGATAACGTAGTACGGGAGTCTTACTCCCTCGGGGTAAATGGTTTCGTAAGGAAACACGTGCAGTTTGAGAGATTCAAACAGGAGATGCTGTGCGTTGGCGATTTCTGGCTGAGAACAAACTACTATCCGGGCAACCCGAACCAAACTGACCAATGA
- a CDS encoding sensor histidine kinase translates to MSKPSSLRILILEDFEEDADLLKINLKRQGVVFEDVVVDNRDDYVTQLSVFKPELVLSDHLLPQFDSTEALKICREKLGDIPFILVTGTVSEEFAVLCLKQGADDYILKSNLARLSSAIYSAINQKEGERKRKEAEDNLKKQNRQLKKINGELDSFVYRVSHNLRAPLTSVLGLIQLSKLNGVSQNEVEKYLSLMEQSVVKLDNTVRGILDYSQNTRKTLEYVAVDLDEIVTESIFNFRYLERFDSIDIQKDIKQDIPFHSDALRLTFIFDNLISNAIRFSKKLTDDPRFIKISAVVDEEKAIFSVEDNGVGIDPEYRNQVFNMFFKTSESGAGLGLYIVKETVDRLKGSIILSSEPDKGTKLTIQIPNHAG, encoded by the coding sequence ATGAGCAAACCCAGTTCTTTGCGAATATTAATCCTGGAGGATTTCGAAGAGGATGCTGATCTCTTAAAGATCAATCTTAAGAGGCAAGGCGTTGTATTTGAAGACGTTGTTGTGGACAACAGGGATGATTATGTGACTCAGCTGAGTGTCTTCAAACCGGAGTTGGTGCTCTCCGACCACCTGCTTCCTCAATTTGATTCTACTGAGGCACTCAAAATTTGCAGAGAAAAGCTGGGTGATATACCCTTTATACTTGTGACTGGCACAGTGTCGGAAGAGTTTGCCGTGCTTTGCCTTAAGCAGGGTGCCGACGACTACATACTTAAAAGTAACCTGGCACGCCTTTCTTCGGCTATTTACAGTGCCATTAATCAAAAGGAAGGAGAAAGAAAACGTAAGGAAGCCGAGGACAACCTGAAAAAACAGAATCGACAACTGAAGAAAATCAATGGAGAGCTGGATAGCTTTGTCTATAGGGTGTCGCACAACCTCAGGGCACCACTTACTTCGGTACTAGGGCTTATTCAGCTATCGAAGCTAAACGGAGTGTCTCAAAATGAGGTCGAAAAGTACCTGAGCCTGATGGAACAAAGCGTCGTGAAGCTTGATAATACTGTACGAGGTATACTTGATTATTCACAAAACACCCGCAAGACCCTCGAGTATGTGGCGGTCGATCTTGATGAGATTGTTACTGAAAGTATATTCAATTTCAGGTACCTGGAGAGGTTTGACTCAATTGACATTCAGAAGGACATCAAACAAGATATTCCCTTTCATTCTGATGCGCTGAGACTCACTTTTATCTTTGATAACCTCATATCCAATGCTATAAGGTTTTCGAAAAAGCTAACAGATGATCCTCGCTTTATAAAAATATCGGCTGTAGTTGATGAAGAAAAGGCGATTTTTTCGGTCGAGGACAATGGAGTGGGCATTGACCCCGAATACCGGAATCAGGTCTTCAATATGTTTTTCAAAACATCTGAGTCGGGTGCCGGGCTTGGATTGTATATCGTTAAGGAAACTGTAGATAGGCTGAAGGGTAGCATAATTTTGAGTTCTGAGCCTGATAAAGGCACTAAGCTCACCATACAAATCCCGAATCATGCAGGTTGA
- a CDS encoding SPL family radical SAM protein — MPQLIQAKTILNKTKRRDPWFLDDYTVNPYSGCSFNCLYCYIRGSKYGTHMEEKLAVKENAPALLDKALALRARKGQYGYIVLSSATDPYLQAEKTFKLTRSLLEVILKYRFPLHMITKSDLISRDFDLLEEIKSKAILPDDLKDKAPSGLLITFSFSTVDDQLAHVFEPGATPPSKRLVTLSDCLTRQFHAGVSLMPLLPHLSDTGEHLHEMMTAFQRAGARYVMPASLTLFGHNTADSKVLVMNAIAQHFPHLTEKYLRFFEHRNEMPKYYTEALDKKMKELAAMYDLPDRIIPQPA; from the coding sequence ATGCCACAGCTTATCCAGGCAAAAACCATCCTCAACAAAACCAAAAGGCGTGACCCCTGGTTTCTGGACGACTACACTGTCAATCCCTACAGCGGCTGCTCTTTCAACTGCCTTTACTGCTATATCAGAGGTAGTAAATACGGTACGCATATGGAGGAAAAGCTGGCCGTAAAGGAAAATGCACCGGCACTGCTTGACAAGGCCCTGGCGCTGCGGGCCCGAAAAGGACAGTACGGCTACATAGTGCTTTCCTCTGCAACCGACCCTTATTTACAAGCAGAAAAGACCTTTAAATTGACCAGAAGCCTGCTTGAAGTAATCTTAAAGTACAGGTTCCCCCTGCACATGATCACCAAGTCGGATCTTATCTCCAGAGATTTTGATTTGCTGGAGGAAATAAAAAGCAAGGCCATTTTGCCTGATGACCTCAAAGACAAAGCTCCCTCGGGCTTGCTGATTACCTTTTCATTCTCGACAGTTGATGACCAGCTTGCTCATGTTTTTGAGCCTGGCGCAACACCACCGTCGAAAAGGCTCGTCACTCTCAGCGACTGCCTGACCCGGCAGTTTCATGCGGGAGTGAGCCTGATGCCGCTACTACCCCATCTGTCCGATACCGGCGAACACCTTCATGAAATGATGACTGCCTTTCAAAGGGCGGGTGCCCGGTACGTGATGCCAGCCAGCCTGACGCTGTTTGGCCATAATACTGCTGATAGCAAGGTACTTGTGATGAATGCCATTGCACAGCACTTTCCACATCTCACTGAAAAGTATTTGCGCTTCTTTGAGCACCGAAATGAAATGCCGAAGTACTACACGGAAGCACTTGATAAAAAAATGAAAGAATTGGCAGCAATGTATGACCTGCCTGACCGGATTATTCCTCAACCTGCATGA
- a CDS encoding cell division ATP-binding protein FtsE translates to MSFSSEPVVAISNATVFQENSTVLNDITFEIEKGEFVYLIGRTGSGKSSLLKTLYADLALRLGDATVASHSIRNIKSSKVPYLRRKIGIVFQDFQLFSDRTVSENLNFVMKATGWTDRSKMKARESEVLMKVGLGSVGNKMPHQLSGGEQQRVVIARALINEPAILLADEPTGNLDPDVSDGIFKLFLEINNSGTAILMATHNHAFLKKYPGRVLKCEAGRLLDSKKDSFSLSTEDF, encoded by the coding sequence ATGTCATTTAGTTCTGAACCCGTTGTTGCGATAAGTAATGCTACTGTGTTTCAGGAAAACAGCACGGTGCTAAATGACATTACGTTTGAGATTGAAAAAGGCGAGTTTGTTTACCTGATTGGAAGAACAGGAAGCGGAAAGTCATCTTTGCTTAAAACCCTCTACGCCGACCTTGCTTTAAGACTTGGCGACGCCACAGTGGCAAGTCACTCAATCCGAAACATCAAAAGCTCAAAAGTACCCTACCTTCGCAGGAAAATAGGCATCGTATTTCAGGACTTTCAGCTTTTCAGCGACAGAACCGTCTCCGAAAACCTCAACTTCGTGATGAAGGCCACCGGGTGGACTGACCGGTCCAAAATGAAGGCCCGTGAGTCGGAAGTGCTGATGAAAGTAGGGCTAGGCTCAGTTGGCAACAAAATGCCTCATCAGCTTTCGGGTGGCGAACAGCAGCGGGTAGTAATTGCCCGGGCGCTGATCAATGAGCCTGCTATACTGCTGGCCGACGAGCCTACGGGTAACCTTGACCCGGACGTTTCTGATGGCATTTTCAAACTCTTTCTGGAAATCAACAACAGCGGTACGGCCATTCTGATGGCGACTCACAACCACGCCTTTCTGAAAAAATATCCGGGCCGGGTGCTTAAATGTGAGGCCGGGCGCTTGCTCGATTCCAAAAAAGACAGCTTCAGCCTCTCCACAGAAGACTTCTAG
- a CDS encoding fructose-6-phosphate aldolase — translation MYIIKVKGKAKIPDYIQLRDDNFVLIAYFRADRPLKNIEKYGLEGKEEALQKLITELPFGKLQKLSL, via the coding sequence ATGTATATTATCAAAGTGAAAGGCAAGGCCAAAATTCCAGACTACATCCAGCTGAGGGATGATAATTTTGTGCTTATTGCCTATTTCAGGGCTGACAGGCCTTTGAAAAATATTGAAAAGTACGGATTGGAGGGGAAGGAAGAAGCACTTCAAAAATTGATCACTGAGCTGCCTTTTGGCAAGCTCCAAAAGCTAAGCCTCTGA
- the fsa gene encoding fructose-6-phosphate aldolase: MQFFIDTANLSEIKEANDLGVLDGVTTNPSLMAKEGITGKENILAHYKAICKIVDDNVSAEVISTDFEGMMKEGKELAKIDDKIVVKVPMIRDGVKAIKAFSAEGIRTNCTLVFSSGQAILAAKAGASYVSPFIGRLDDISHDGLDLIEQMVQIYTNYAFETQILAASVRHTMHLIKCAEIGADVVTCPLNVITALLKHPLTDSGLEKFLADYKKGNS; the protein is encoded by the coding sequence ATGCAATTTTTCATCGATACAGCGAACCTTAGCGAGATTAAAGAAGCCAACGACCTGGGCGTGTTGGATGGTGTAACCACCAACCCAAGCCTGATGGCCAAAGAAGGCATTACAGGCAAAGAAAATATTCTGGCTCATTACAAAGCCATTTGCAAGATTGTGGATGACAACGTAAGTGCCGAAGTTATCTCTACCGACTTCGAAGGCATGATGAAGGAAGGAAAAGAGCTTGCCAAAATTGATGATAAAATTGTTGTAAAAGTGCCGATGATCCGTGACGGCGTGAAAGCCATCAAAGCTTTCTCTGCTGAGGGCATCAGAACCAACTGCACATTGGTATTTAGCTCAGGCCAGGCTATTCTGGCGGCGAAGGCTGGAGCCAGCTATGTGTCTCCTTTCATCGGAAGACTCGATGACATCTCTCATGACGGGCTTGACCTGATTGAGCAAATGGTGCAGATTTACACCAACTATGCTTTTGAAACGCAGATCCTGGCTGCATCGGTTCGCCACACCATGCACCTGATCAAATGTGCTGAAATAGGCGCCGACGTGGTTACCTGCCCGCTGAATGTTATAACAGCGCTGCTGAAGCACCCGTTGACTGACAGCGGTCTGGAGAAATTTCTGGCCGACTACAAAAAAGGCAACTCCTAA
- a CDS encoding GNAT family N-acetyltransferase, which translates to MTTPKVKEQFETERLKIRKIVPTDTPHVFDTYASVKKSTRYISWPTHKSVEKDTLPFVDYALQAWNAGTDFTYLIFDLSGIPVGSIGFINEKGRVSFGYILGPAFWGKGFIVEVLNEMLPWFAAQVWVYRLWACCDVDNTASKRVLEKAGLQFEGRIADWAIFPNQKFKSKDCFFFHYPLKKR; encoded by the coding sequence ATGACCACACCTAAAGTGAAGGAACAGTTTGAGACAGAAAGACTTAAAATAAGAAAGATTGTGCCCACTGACACGCCCCACGTGTTCGATACTTATGCATCGGTTAAAAAATCGACCAGATACATATCGTGGCCTACTCACAAGTCCGTAGAAAAAGATACGCTGCCTTTTGTGGACTACGCCCTACAAGCTTGGAATGCAGGCACTGACTTCACTTACCTGATTTTCGACCTGAGTGGCATCCCTGTTGGCTCAATTGGTTTTATCAATGAAAAAGGCAGAGTGTCCTTTGGCTATATTCTTGGGCCGGCTTTTTGGGGCAAGGGCTTTATTGTGGAGGTGCTGAACGAAATGCTGCCCTGGTTTGCCGCCCAGGTTTGGGTGTATCGCTTGTGGGCGTGCTGCGACGTGGACAACACCGCCTCGAAGCGGGTGCTGGAAAAGGCTGGGCTTCAATTTGAAGGGCGAATTGCCGACTGGGCGATTTTTCCCAATCAAAAATTCAAGAGCAAAGACTGTTTCTTTTTTCACTATCCTTTAAAGAAGAGGTAG
- a CDS encoding PepSY domain-containing protein, with protein sequence MSNSEANASRKAQAKVLRVFRKVHRLTGAFLFVFFFFVSISGLLLGWKKHSGDLILAKTRTGQSENQQEWKPMSEIMTIAQTYLHDSIDASLSPTIDRLDIRPDKGIVKILFTDHYQSLQIDCTTGEVLHTETRLSDLIEHIHDGSIVDDAFGWQKGLFKLSYTTVIGLALLVFTITGFWLWYGPKAMRKQTNKVHA encoded by the coding sequence ATGAGCAACTCCGAAGCCAACGCATCCCGCAAGGCGCAAGCAAAAGTGTTGAGAGTTTTCCGAAAGGTGCATCGCCTAACTGGCGCATTCCTCTTCGTATTCTTCTTCTTTGTTTCCATATCAGGCCTGCTGCTCGGGTGGAAAAAACATTCGGGCGACTTGATCCTGGCCAAAACCCGAACCGGGCAGTCAGAGAACCAGCAGGAATGGAAACCAATGAGTGAAATAATGACAATTGCCCAAACATACCTTCACGACTCCATAGACGCCTCGCTTTCCCCTACAATTGACAGGCTTGACATCCGGCCCGACAAGGGGATAGTGAAAATCTTGTTTACTGATCATTATCAAAGCCTTCAGATCGACTGCACCACGGGGGAGGTGCTGCATACCGAAACCAGATTATCAGATTTGATCGAGCACATCCACGACGGTTCTATTGTCGACGATGCTTTTGGATGGCAGAAAGGCCTTTTTAAGCTTTCATACACCACAGTCATTGGCCTGGCTCTCCTAGTGTTTACAATCACCGGTTTTTGGCTCTGGTATGGGCCGAAAGCCATGAGAAAGCAAACAAATAAGGTGCACGCATAG
- a CDS encoding 30S ribosomal protein THX gives MGRGDKKTRKGKITIASHGNSRPAKEKNEKTKIQSPKES, from the coding sequence ATGGGAAGAGGAGATAAAAAGACGAGAAAAGGAAAAATTACAATTGCTTCTCACGGCAATTCCAGGCCAGCTAAAGAGAAGAATGAGAAAACCAAAATCCAGAGCCCAAAGGAGTCATAA
- a CDS encoding porin family protein codes for MRFFRILIFIAACLSGVSVSGQEIDETATAPTGSSKGGAWGYFGLRGGAHFSEVLFSDTFRPVIMQTSFVYGKQYGAVGKLFLAEHAGIQMEVNYIEKGYKQLLDSGFYTTKMNYLEIPLLMNAYLGKQKTQFFVNMGPYLEIFLNQKDELQGVVKDGEEFYRFDPNVDRTIGYGLRASGGLNRLFSFGLLQLEGGLEVTISDMIFSNRLISTIPDGSKHLVGFVSLAYMIPMGKKPEARGK; via the coding sequence ATGAGGTTTTTTCGGATTTTGATCTTCATTGCGGCTTGCCTGTCCGGGGTTTCTGTATCGGGCCAGGAAATTGATGAAACGGCTACAGCGCCCACCGGCAGCAGTAAAGGAGGCGCATGGGGCTATTTTGGCTTGCGTGGAGGTGCGCATTTCAGTGAAGTGCTTTTCAGCGACACGTTCAGGCCTGTGATTATGCAAACTAGTTTTGTTTACGGTAAACAATATGGTGCCGTAGGAAAACTCTTTCTGGCGGAACATGCGGGCATTCAAATGGAAGTGAACTACATCGAGAAGGGCTACAAACAACTCCTCGACTCTGGTTTTTACACCACCAAAATGAATTATTTGGAGATCCCCTTGCTGATGAATGCCTATCTCGGAAAGCAAAAGACTCAATTTTTTGTGAACATGGGTCCCTATCTGGAGATATTCCTCAATCAGAAGGACGAACTGCAGGGCGTAGTAAAAGATGGTGAAGAGTTTTATCGGTTTGACCCGAATGTTGATCGAACCATTGGCTATGGGCTCAGAGCATCGGGAGGGCTCAATAGACTTTTCAGCTTCGGGCTGCTACAACTGGAGGGAGGCCTTGAGGTCACCATCAGCGATATGATTTTTTCAAACAGGCTCATTTCTACTATCCCCGACGGCTCCAAGCACCTGGTAGGCTTTGTGTCTTTGGCCTACATGATTCCCATGGGCAAAAAACCAGAAGCTCGAGGGAAATAA